The following coding sequences are from one Pristis pectinata isolate sPriPec2 chromosome 18, sPriPec2.1.pri, whole genome shotgun sequence window:
- the sirt7 gene encoding NAD-dependent protein deacetylase sirtuin-7 isoform X2: MELCGLKRQWEGLDSGREGPLCGGSAPWRGAALGASLSAAHSRCLKGPDGAAAPSPAMAGVSQREVRKAADRRQKRAAEEQRARIKLVSTILQKPEELRTKDDLTLLSACVDTVQELEKRKQKTEARKRKLEEAASIPDYRGPNGVWTLLQSGRTVSTGDLSEAEPTLTHMGITKLYKEKLVQHVVSQNCDGLHLRSSLPRKALSELHGNMYIEVCTYCSPNREYIRLFDVTERTSLHRHNTGRKCHKCGNELRDTIVHFGEKGTLEQPLNWKGAAEAAKKADVIICLGSSLKVLKKYACLWCMSRVPHKRPKLYIVNLQWTPKDDVATLKIHAKCDDVMQLLLEELCLEIPHYDRSKDPIFSLATQLRPGEEDSHSRKLLTKDSPGSVGSTVSGGWYGKGCAKGRRKKKV, translated from the exons ATGGAGCTCTGTGGCCTGAAGAGGCAGTGGGAAGGTTTGGACTCCGGCCGTGAGGGGCCGCTGTGCGGCGGGAGTGCACCTTGGCGCGGCGCGGCTCTCGGGGCTTCTCTGTCCGCCGCGCACTCTCGGTGTTTAAAGGGCCCTGACGGTGCAGCCGCCCCTTCGCCGGCGATGGCCGGTGTGTCTCAGAGGGAGGTCCGGAAAGCAGCAGATCGGCGGCAGAAGCGAGCGGCGGAGGAGCAGAGGGCCAGGATCAAACTG GTCTCTACAATTCTTCAAAAACCAGAAGAGCTACGAACAAAGGATGACCTCACTCTGCTTTCAGCATGTGTTGACACTGTGCAGGAGTTGGAAAAGCGAAAGCAGAAGACTGAGGCACGAAAGAGGAAACTAGAAGAA GCTGCATCAATCCCAGATTACAGGGGCCCCAATGGAGTATGGACTTTATTGCAGAGCGGTAGGACAGTGAg CACAGGAGACCTCAGTGAGGCAGAGCCCACGCTGACACACATGGGTATCACAAAACTTTACAaagaaaaattg GTGCAACATGTGGTGTCTCAGAATTGTGATGGGCTACATTTACGAAGCAGTTTACCTAGGAAGGCACTTTCAGAACTGCATGGAAATATGTATATAGAG GTTTGCACATACTGCTCTCCGAACCGAGAATACATTCGTCTGTTTGATGTTACTGAACGCACATCACTACACAGGCACAATACTGGAAGAAAGTGTCACAAATGTGGCAATGAACTGCGAGACACAATTGTGCACTTTGGTGAAAAGGGAACACTGGAGCAGCCACTGAACTGGAAGGGGGCAGCTGAGGCAGCCAAGAAAGCTGATGTCATCATTTGTCTTGGATCCAGTTTAAAG GTTCTTAAAAAGTATGCATGCCTTTGGTGTATGAGCCGAGTACCTCACAAAAGACCGAAACTGTACATAGTAAACCTGCAG TGGACACCAAAAGATGATGTAGCTACACTGAAGATTCATGCAAAATGTGATGATGTCATGCAGCTGCTGTTGGAAGAACTTTGCCTTGAAATTCCACACTATGATAG GTCAAAAGATCCTATTTTCAGTCTAGCTACTCAACTGAGGCCGGGGGAAGAAGATAGTCATAGTCGTAAACTACTAACCAAGGACAGCCCAGGAAGTGTGGGCTCCACTGTCTCAGGTGGTTGGTATGGCAAAGGTTGTGCAAAAGGCAGAAGAAAGAAGAAAGTCTAA
- the sirt7 gene encoding NAD-dependent protein deacetylase sirtuin-7 isoform X1, producing the protein MELCGLKRQWEGLDSGREGPLCGGSAPWRGAALGASLSAAHSRCLKGPDGAAAPSPAMAGVSQREVRKAADRRQKRAAEEQRARIKLVSTILQKPEELRTKDDLTLLSACVDTVQELEKRKQKTEARKRKLEEVIDEPEELKRKINLLAAAIQAAQYLVIYSGAGISTAASIPDYRGPNGVWTLLQSGRTVSTGDLSEAEPTLTHMGITKLYKEKLVQHVVSQNCDGLHLRSSLPRKALSELHGNMYIEVCTYCSPNREYIRLFDVTERTSLHRHNTGRKCHKCGNELRDTIVHFGEKGTLEQPLNWKGAAEAAKKADVIICLGSSLKVLKKYACLWCMSRVPHKRPKLYIVNLQWTPKDDVATLKIHAKCDDVMQLLLEELCLEIPHYDRSKDPIFSLATQLRPGEEDSHSRKLLTKDSPGSVGSTVSGGWYGKGCAKGRRKKKV; encoded by the exons ATGGAGCTCTGTGGCCTGAAGAGGCAGTGGGAAGGTTTGGACTCCGGCCGTGAGGGGCCGCTGTGCGGCGGGAGTGCACCTTGGCGCGGCGCGGCTCTCGGGGCTTCTCTGTCCGCCGCGCACTCTCGGTGTTTAAAGGGCCCTGACGGTGCAGCCGCCCCTTCGCCGGCGATGGCCGGTGTGTCTCAGAGGGAGGTCCGGAAAGCAGCAGATCGGCGGCAGAAGCGAGCGGCGGAGGAGCAGAGGGCCAGGATCAAACTG GTCTCTACAATTCTTCAAAAACCAGAAGAGCTACGAACAAAGGATGACCTCACTCTGCTTTCAGCATGTGTTGACACTGTGCAGGAGTTGGAAAAGCGAAAGCAGAAGACTGAGGCACGAAAGAGGAAACTAGAAGAA GTCATAGATGAACCTGAAGAATTGAAGAGAAAAATTAACCTACTCGCAGCAGCTATTCAGGCAGCACAATATTTAGTGATCTATTCTGGCGCTGGAATCAGCACG GCTGCATCAATCCCAGATTACAGGGGCCCCAATGGAGTATGGACTTTATTGCAGAGCGGTAGGACAGTGAg CACAGGAGACCTCAGTGAGGCAGAGCCCACGCTGACACACATGGGTATCACAAAACTTTACAaagaaaaattg GTGCAACATGTGGTGTCTCAGAATTGTGATGGGCTACATTTACGAAGCAGTTTACCTAGGAAGGCACTTTCAGAACTGCATGGAAATATGTATATAGAG GTTTGCACATACTGCTCTCCGAACCGAGAATACATTCGTCTGTTTGATGTTACTGAACGCACATCACTACACAGGCACAATACTGGAAGAAAGTGTCACAAATGTGGCAATGAACTGCGAGACACAATTGTGCACTTTGGTGAAAAGGGAACACTGGAGCAGCCACTGAACTGGAAGGGGGCAGCTGAGGCAGCCAAGAAAGCTGATGTCATCATTTGTCTTGGATCCAGTTTAAAG GTTCTTAAAAAGTATGCATGCCTTTGGTGTATGAGCCGAGTACCTCACAAAAGACCGAAACTGTACATAGTAAACCTGCAG TGGACACCAAAAGATGATGTAGCTACACTGAAGATTCATGCAAAATGTGATGATGTCATGCAGCTGCTGTTGGAAGAACTTTGCCTTGAAATTCCACACTATGATAG GTCAAAAGATCCTATTTTCAGTCTAGCTACTCAACTGAGGCCGGGGGAAGAAGATAGTCATAGTCGTAAACTACTAACCAAGGACAGCCCAGGAAGTGTGGGCTCCACTGTCTCAGGTGGTTGGTATGGCAAAGGTTGTGCAAAAGGCAGAAGAAAGAAGAAAGTCTAA